A genomic stretch from Chitinophaga lutea includes:
- the egtD gene encoding L-histidine N(alpha)-methyltransferase translates to MKTATILQRTAVDDFYGDVLKGLTASPKYLQSKYFYDATGDALFQQIMHLPEYYLTRSELEILSGQTRDIADALGATPFNLVELGAGDASKSFYLLKELHRRNPEQAYYPIDISENIINHLQRTLPAKLPGLQVQGLRGEYMDMLKAMDYLSARRKVVMFMGSSIGNFTPDEAVKFCRKLREQLQPGDLLLIGFDLRKHPRTILDAYNDRRGVTRDFNLNLLTRINRELKADFDINQFDHFPVYDPISGACKSYLISRADQTVQLGDHSIRFKKDEPVFMEISQKYSLDETRQLAAAAGFRPVQYFFDEKRWFTDVLWELAQTHNCL, encoded by the coding sequence ATGAAAACAGCTACCATATTACAAAGAACAGCCGTAGACGATTTTTATGGCGATGTATTGAAAGGGCTCACCGCCTCACCGAAATATCTCCAGTCGAAATACTTTTACGATGCCACGGGCGACGCGCTCTTCCAGCAGATCATGCACCTGCCGGAATATTATCTCACACGCAGCGAACTGGAAATTTTGTCCGGCCAAACCCGCGACATTGCCGACGCACTCGGCGCCACGCCGTTCAACCTCGTGGAACTGGGCGCCGGCGATGCGTCCAAATCGTTTTACCTGCTCAAAGAACTGCACCGGCGCAACCCGGAGCAGGCGTATTACCCCATCGATATTTCCGAGAACATCATCAACCACCTGCAGCGCACCCTGCCGGCGAAGCTGCCGGGATTGCAGGTGCAGGGCCTCAGGGGAGAATATATGGACATGCTGAAAGCGATGGATTATTTGTCCGCCCGCCGCAAAGTGGTGATGTTCATGGGCTCCAGCATCGGCAACTTCACGCCCGACGAAGCGGTGAAGTTCTGCCGCAAACTGCGCGAGCAGCTGCAGCCCGGCGATCTACTGCTGATCGGCTTCGACCTGCGCAAACATCCGCGCACGATCCTCGATGCATATAACGACCGCCGGGGCGTTACCCGCGATTTTAATCTCAACCTGCTCACACGCATCAACCGCGAACTGAAAGCCGATTTCGACATTAACCAGTTCGATCATTTCCCGGTATATGATCCCATCAGCGGGGCCTGCAAAAGTTATCTCATCAGTCGCGCCGACCAAACCGTACAACTAGGCGACCACAGTATCCGCTTCAAAAAAGACGAGCCCGTTTTCATGGAAATTTCGCAGAAGTACAGTCTTGATGAAACCCGCCAGCTTGCCGCAGCTGCAGGCTTCCGGCCGGTGCAGTATTTCTTCGACGAAAAGCGCTGGTTTACCGACGTGCTCTGGGAACTCGCTCAAACGCATAATTGCCTTTGA
- a CDS encoding KTSC domain-containing protein, with product MPSTVVQSMHYDHDTHTLRIRYVSGMVYDYRNVPEEVFEAMKASGSKGRFLNQHIKGNYAFERVPRARR from the coding sequence ATGCCTTCCACCGTAGTACAGAGCATGCATTACGATCACGATACCCATACATTGCGCATCCGCTATGTATCGGGCATGGTGTACGATTACCGCAACGTGCCGGAAGAAGTGTTCGAAGCCATGAAGGCATCGGGCTCAAAGGGACGTTTTTTGAACCAGCATATCAAAGGCAATTATGCGTTTGAGCGAGTTCCCAGAGCACGTCGGTAA
- a CDS encoding CinA family protein → MFDETVLHHIKDQLIRKNQTIAVAESVTAGLLQLALASAEEAIRFFQGGITAYNLGQKYKHLHVEPIHAEQCNCVDRKVAVEMARNVTDLFRSDWGIAITGYATPVPESDHQLFAFYAISFRKEILLEGKLEASEASEAPALHVQKYYTDYLLTAFNNMLAHRLFDEG, encoded by the coding sequence ATGTTCGACGAAACCGTGCTTCATCATATCAAGGATCAGCTGATCCGGAAAAACCAGACCATTGCCGTAGCCGAAAGCGTTACCGCGGGATTATTGCAGCTGGCGCTGGCCAGCGCCGAAGAGGCCATCCGCTTTTTCCAGGGCGGTATTACAGCCTATAATCTCGGGCAGAAATATAAACACCTCCATGTAGAGCCCATTCATGCGGAGCAGTGTAATTGTGTAGACAGGAAGGTGGCTGTGGAAATGGCGCGCAATGTGACCGATCTTTTCCGCAGCGACTGGGGAATCGCCATCACCGGTTACGCCACGCCCGTTCCCGAAAGCGACCATCAGCTGTTTGCTTTTTACGCCATTTCGTTCAGGAAGGAAATTCTGCTCGAAGGGAAACTGGAGGCGAGTGAGGCGAGTGAGGCGCCTGCGCTCCATGTGCAGAAATATTACACGGATTATCTCCTCACCGCATTCAATAACATGTTAGCGCATCGGCTCTTCGATGAAGGTTAA
- a CDS encoding response regulator, which produces MQFLGHALRSVLLAEDDQDDQEMLAYAFREIAPQVAVISVPNGKKFMSYLESIGEGELPALIILDYNLPEVTGAEILNLLKSDRRYAHIPKIIWSTSASPVYRAICKTLGARDYIVKPSDMATYLSTARHMLTFIEEPMR; this is translated from the coding sequence ATGCAATTTTTAGGCCATGCCCTCAGGTCTGTTTTGCTCGCGGAAGATGATCAGGACGATCAGGAAATGCTTGCGTATGCCTTCAGGGAGATTGCCCCCCAGGTTGCTGTGATCAGCGTGCCGAACGGCAAAAAGTTTATGTCGTACCTGGAAAGCATCGGAGAAGGGGAACTGCCTGCGCTGATCATCCTGGATTACAACCTGCCGGAAGTGACGGGCGCTGAAATCCTGAACCTGCTGAAAAGCGACCGGCGCTATGCGCATATTCCGAAAATTATCTGGAGCACGTCTGCCTCTCCCGTATACCGCGCCATCTGCAAAACGCTGGGCGCCAGAGATTATATCGTTAAACCGAGCGATATGGCGACCTATTTATCCACGGCCAGGCATATGTTAACCTTCATCGAAGAGCCGATGCGCTAA
- a CDS encoding HAMP domain-containing protein translates to MTTRKKTVESAKSAARSVEIIPQPSTNGHDELDARQLLHVLSEVKNGNFSARMPVDNTGLTGKICDTLNDIISLNETLVEELNLARNTIGKQGKLNHRVTMPRTARGSWETAVGSINTLISDLVHPTIEIAHVIGSVAKGNLSTEMTLQIGDHELQGEFARIATEVNGMVKQLNAFSMEVTRVAREVGSEGKLGGQAKVKDVAGVWKDLTDSVNLMAGNLTAQVRNIADVTTAVAKGDLSKKITVDVKGEILELKDTINTMVDQLNSFSSEVTRVAREVGTDGKLGGQAQVKGVAGTWKDLTDSVNQMASNLTGQVRNIAEVTTAVARGDLSRKITVDVKGEILELKNTINTMVDQLNSFSAEVTRVAREVGSEGKLGGQATVKGVGGVWKDLTESVNQMGSNLTAQVRNIAEVTTAVAKGDLSRKITVDVKGEILELKNTINTMVDQLNSFASEVTRVALEVGTEGKLGGQAKVQGVGGTWKDLTDSVNQMGSNLTAQVRNIAEVTTAVANGDLSKKITVDVAGEIAELKKTINTMVDQLNSFASEVTRVALEVGTEGKLGGQAKVQGVGGTWKDLTESVNQMGSNLTAQVRNIAEVTTAVAKGDLSRKITVDVKGEILELKNTINTMVDQLNAFGSEVFRVAREVGSEGKLGGQASVPGVEGLWKDLTDSVNIMASNLTSQVRNIAEVTTAVANGDLSRKIEVDVKGEILELKNTINTMVEQLRAFASEVTRVAREVGTEGKLGGQANVPGVGGTWKDLTDSVNMMAGNLTAQVRNIADVAIAVANGDMSRKITVDVRGEILQLKETLNTMVDQLRAFASEVTRVAREVGTDGKLGGQAFVPGVAGTWKDLTDSVNNMTGNLTAQVRNIAEVTKAVASGDLSKKVTIDVKGEILDLKNTINTMVDQLNSFAFEVTRVAREVGTEGKLGGQAEVQGVGGTWKDLTDSVNMMASNLTNQVRGIAKVVTAVATGNLKQKLSVVSRGEVAQLTETINEMIDTLAVFADQVTTVAREVGVEGRLGGQSSVPGASGIWKNLTENVNQLAENLTTQVRAISAVASAVTKGDLTQMIRVEAKGEVEQLKDTINQMITNLKQTTLRNQEQDWLKSNLATFTQMLQGQKDLHTVTNRILSELARVVNAQKGMFYILKQDENMNDPKLKLLASYAYGEESHIAREFALGQGLVGQCAVDKERILLTNVPGDYIKISSGLGSAPPLNLIVLPVLFETEIKAVIELAAFDAFSQTHLDFLSQLTESIGIVLNTIEANSRTEDLLAQSQSLADELRKANEELQDKAHLLVKQKNEVEEKNREVEEARRSLEEKAEQLQLTSKYKSEFLANMSHELRTPLNSLLILAQQLYENHDGNLDEKQVRYAKTIHSCGDDLIQLINDILDLSKIESGYISTDFIKVRFHEVIAFVETTFKHISENKNLRFSVEIDDKLPQTLETDVQRLNQILKNLLSNAFKFTEKGEVKLRVYEAGHTWKVQNSNLDNAQQVVAFEIRDTGIGISKDKQNIIFEAFQQAEGSTSRKYGGTGLGLSISRGLADLLGGSIELESEAGMGSTFTLYLPLQYTPDTELEEKPRITAHPFEAPKAPETKDLESLNEIINDIGDDRNNIMENDKVVLIIEDDVRFARIMQEKAHEMGLKVVVAISFGEVFDLTNKYNPIAVTLDVKLPDASGWRILDLFKNDVNLRHIPIHLISGEENRLLAMQRGARSFNLKPLKAEDLTVLFQTISTQNDRKQKKVLVVEDNQPDASQIARILENGELIQLDFVTDGRHALEQLEAHTYDCIIADYMLPDMEGTDLLASIQASHRQHATPLIVYSAKDFSKTEKAKLKQYANKILLKDVNSLDLLLEETILQLHINHQSLLPEKRKMIEDVRSQKDVLSNKTVLVVDDDVRNLFALTTAFERFHINTITAESGKEAMSILGEHNHVDIVLMDIMMPEMDGYETMQKIRREHKNNALPIIAVTAKAMKGDREKCLEAGASDYITKPLKIDQLLSLMRIWLYR, encoded by the coding sequence ATGACGACCCGGAAAAAAACCGTGGAATCAGCCAAATCTGCCGCCCGAAGTGTGGAAATAATTCCACAGCCTTCTACGAACGGCCATGATGAACTCGACGCCCGCCAGCTCCTGCACGTGCTCTCAGAAGTCAAAAACGGGAATTTCAGCGCCCGTATGCCCGTTGATAATACCGGGTTGACCGGCAAGATCTGCGATACCCTCAACGATATTATTTCCCTGAATGAAACGCTGGTGGAGGAACTGAACCTCGCCCGCAATACCATCGGCAAACAGGGCAAACTGAACCACCGCGTGACCATGCCCCGTACCGCCCGCGGCTCCTGGGAAACGGCCGTAGGCTCCATCAATACGCTCATTTCCGATCTTGTTCACCCTACGATAGAGATCGCCCATGTGATCGGGTCGGTAGCGAAGGGCAACCTGTCTACCGAAATGACCCTGCAGATCGGCGACCACGAACTGCAGGGCGAATTTGCCCGCATCGCCACCGAAGTGAACGGTATGGTGAAGCAGCTCAACGCTTTTTCCATGGAAGTAACCCGCGTGGCCCGCGAAGTGGGCTCCGAAGGGAAACTCGGCGGCCAGGCGAAAGTGAAGGATGTGGCCGGCGTATGGAAAGACCTCACCGATTCCGTAAACCTCATGGCCGGCAACCTTACCGCGCAGGTGCGTAACATTGCGGACGTAACAACGGCCGTGGCGAAGGGCGACCTTTCCAAAAAGATCACGGTAGACGTGAAAGGGGAAATCCTGGAGCTGAAAGACACCATCAACACCATGGTGGACCAGCTCAACTCCTTCTCTTCCGAAGTAACCCGCGTGGCCCGGGAAGTGGGCACGGACGGCAAACTCGGCGGCCAGGCGCAGGTAAAAGGCGTGGCCGGTACCTGGAAAGACCTCACCGACTCCGTGAACCAGATGGCCTCCAACCTCACCGGCCAGGTGCGTAACATCGCCGAGGTTACAACGGCCGTGGCGCGCGGCGACCTTTCCCGCAAAATCACCGTAGACGTAAAGGGCGAAATCCTCGAACTGAAAAATACCATCAATACCATGGTGGACCAGCTCAACTCCTTCTCCGCCGAAGTAACGCGCGTGGCGCGCGAAGTAGGATCCGAGGGCAAGCTGGGTGGCCAGGCCACCGTAAAAGGCGTGGGCGGTGTGTGGAAAGACCTGACCGAGTCCGTGAACCAGATGGGCTCCAACCTCACCGCACAGGTGCGTAACATCGCCGAAGTAACCACCGCCGTGGCAAAAGGCGACCTTTCCCGCAAAATCACCGTAGACGTAAAAGGAGAAATCCTCGAACTGAAAAACACCATCAACACGATGGTGGACCAGCTCAACTCCTTCGCATCCGAAGTAACCCGTGTGGCGCTGGAAGTGGGTACGGAAGGCAAGCTCGGCGGCCAGGCCAAAGTGCAGGGCGTGGGTGGTACCTGGAAAGACCTCACCGATTCCGTGAACCAGATGGGCTCCAACCTCACCGCGCAGGTGCGTAACATCGCCGAAGTGACCACCGCCGTGGCCAATGGCGACCTCTCCAAAAAAATCACGGTAGACGTGGCCGGCGAAATCGCCGAACTGAAAAAAACCATCAACACGATGGTAGACCAGCTCAACTCGTTCGCTTCCGAAGTGACCCGTGTGGCGCTGGAAGTGGGTACGGAAGGCAAGCTCGGCGGCCAGGCCAAAGTGCAGGGCGTGGGCGGTACCTGGAAAGACCTCACCGAATCGGTAAACCAGATGGGCTCCAACCTCACCGCACAGGTGCGTAACATCGCCGAAGTAACCACGGCCGTGGCGAAAGGCGACCTCTCCCGTAAGATCACCGTAGACGTAAAAGGAGAAATCCTCGAACTGAAAAATACCATCAACACCATGGTGGACCAGCTGAACGCATTCGGTTCCGAAGTGTTCCGCGTGGCCCGCGAAGTGGGCTCCGAAGGCAAGCTGGGCGGCCAGGCCAGTGTGCCCGGCGTGGAAGGGCTCTGGAAAGACCTCACCGACTCCGTGAACATCATGGCCTCCAACCTCACCTCACAGGTGCGCAACATCGCCGAAGTAACCACTGCGGTGGCAAACGGCGACCTCTCGCGTAAAATCGAGGTGGACGTAAAAGGTGAGATCCTCGAACTGAAAAACACCATCAACACGATGGTGGAACAGCTCCGCGCGTTCGCCTCCGAGGTGACCCGCGTGGCGCGCGAAGTAGGCACGGAAGGGAAACTCGGCGGCCAGGCCAACGTGCCCGGCGTAGGCGGTACCTGGAAAGACCTTACCGACTCCGTGAACATGATGGCCGGCAACCTCACCGCCCAGGTGCGTAACATCGCGGACGTGGCCATTGCCGTGGCCAACGGCGACATGAGCCGGAAAATCACCGTGGACGTGCGCGGTGAAATCCTCCAGCTGAAAGAAACCCTCAATACGATGGTGGACCAGCTCCGCGCGTTCGCCTCCGAAGTAACGCGCGTGGCCCGTGAAGTGGGCACGGACGGTAAACTCGGCGGCCAGGCGTTTGTGCCGGGCGTAGCCGGAACCTGGAAAGACCTCACGGACTCCGTGAACAACATGACCGGTAACCTCACCGCACAGGTGCGCAACATCGCCGAAGTAACAAAAGCCGTGGCCTCCGGCGACCTGTCCAAAAAGGTGACTATCGACGTAAAAGGTGAAATCCTCGACCTGAAAAATACCATCAACACCATGGTGGACCAGCTCAACTCCTTTGCATTCGAAGTAACCCGCGTGGCCCGCGAAGTGGGCACCGAAGGGAAACTCGGCGGACAGGCCGAAGTGCAGGGTGTGGGCGGCACCTGGAAAGACCTCACGGACTCCGTGAACATGATGGCCTCCAACCTTACGAACCAGGTTCGGGGGATTGCAAAAGTGGTAACCGCCGTGGCCACCGGTAATTTGAAACAGAAGTTATCGGTGGTGTCACGCGGGGAGGTGGCCCAGCTCACCGAAACCATCAACGAAATGATCGACACACTGGCCGTGTTTGCCGACCAGGTAACCACCGTGGCCAGGGAAGTGGGCGTGGAAGGGAGACTCGGCGGTCAATCGAGCGTACCCGGCGCCTCCGGCATCTGGAAAAACCTCACCGAAAACGTGAACCAGCTCGCCGAAAATCTCACCACGCAGGTGCGCGCCATTTCGGCCGTGGCCTCCGCCGTAACGAAAGGCGACCTGACGCAGATGATCCGCGTGGAAGCGAAAGGGGAAGTGGAACAGCTGAAAGATACCATCAACCAGATGATCACCAACCTCAAACAGACCACGCTCCGAAACCAGGAACAGGACTGGCTCAAATCCAACCTCGCCACTTTCACACAGATGCTGCAGGGCCAGAAAGACCTGCACACCGTGACCAACCGTATCCTTTCCGAACTGGCGCGGGTGGTGAACGCCCAAAAAGGCATGTTCTACATCCTGAAGCAGGATGAAAACATGAATGATCCCAAACTCAAACTGCTGGCCTCCTACGCCTACGGCGAAGAATCGCACATCGCCCGCGAATTCGCGCTGGGTCAGGGCCTGGTAGGCCAGTGCGCGGTTGACAAGGAACGCATCCTGCTCACCAACGTACCGGGCGACTATATCAAAATATCCTCCGGCCTCGGTTCCGCCCCGCCGCTCAACCTCATCGTACTGCCGGTACTTTTCGAAACCGAGATCAAAGCCGTGATCGAGCTTGCCGCTTTCGACGCATTCAGCCAGACACACCTCGACTTTCTCAGCCAGCTGACCGAAAGTATCGGCATCGTGCTCAACACCATCGAAGCGAATTCCAGAACGGAAGATCTGCTGGCGCAGTCGCAGTCGCTCGCCGACGAGCTCCGCAAAGCGAATGAAGAGCTGCAGGACAAAGCGCACCTGCTCGTGAAACAGAAAAACGAAGTGGAAGAGAAAAACCGCGAGGTGGAAGAAGCGCGCCGTTCGCTCGAAGAAAAGGCGGAACAGCTGCAGCTCACCTCCAAATATAAATCCGAGTTCCTCGCCAACATGAGCCACGAGTTGCGGACGCCGCTCAATTCCCTGCTCATCCTGGCGCAGCAGCTGTACGAGAACCACGACGGCAACCTCGACGAAAAGCAGGTACGTTACGCCAAAACCATCCACAGCTGCGGCGACGACCTCATCCAGCTGATCAACGACATCCTCGATCTGTCGAAGATCGAGTCAGGTTACATTTCCACCGACTTCATCAAAGTCCGCTTCCACGAGGTGATCGCATTCGTGGAAACCACTTTCAAACATATCTCCGAAAACAAGAACCTCCGCTTCAGCGTGGAAATCGACGACAAGCTGCCGCAAACACTCGAAACGGACGTGCAGCGCCTCAACCAGATTCTGAAGAACCTGCTGTCGAATGCGTTCAAGTTCACGGAAAAAGGCGAAGTGAAACTGCGGGTATACGAGGCCGGCCACACCTGGAAAGTACAGAACAGCAACCTCGACAATGCCCAGCAGGTGGTGGCCTTCGAGATCCGCGATACGGGAATCGGTATATCGAAAGATAAACAGAACATCATCTTCGAGGCATTCCAGCAGGCCGAAGGTTCTACCAGCCGTAAATACGGCGGCACCGGTCTTGGGTTGTCTATCAGCCGCGGCCTGGCGGATCTGCTGGGCGGGTCCATCGAGCTGGAAAGCGAGGCCGGCATGGGCAGTACCTTCACCCTGTACCTGCCGCTGCAGTATACGCCCGATACCGAGCTGGAAGAAAAACCAAGGATCACCGCCCACCCCTTCGAAGCGCCGAAAGCGCCCGAAACCAAGGACCTCGAGAGCCTCAACGAGATTATCAACGACATCGGCGACGACCGTAACAACATCATGGAAAACGACAAGGTGGTGCTGATCATCGAAGACGATGTGCGCTTTGCCCGCATCATGCAGGAAAAGGCCCATGAAATGGGGCTGAAAGTAGTGGTGGCCATCAGTTTCGGGGAGGTGTTCGACCTCACCAACAAATACAATCCCATTGCCGTTACGCTCGACGTGAAGCTGCCCGATGCCAGCGGATGGCGCATACTCGACCTGTTCAAGAACGACGTGAACCTCCGCCACATCCCCATCCACCTCATATCCGGGGAAGAAAACAGGCTGCTAGCCATGCAGCGCGGGGCAAGGAGTTTCAATCTCAAACCGCTGAAGGCCGAAGACCTCACCGTGCTGTTCCAGACCATCAGCACACAGAACGACCGCAAGCAGAAAAAGGTGCTGGTGGTGGAAGACAACCAGCCCGATGCTTCACAGATCGCCCGCATCCTCGAAAACGGCGAGCTCATCCAGCTCGATTTCGTGACCGACGGCCGCCACGCGCTGGAACAGCTCGAAGCCCACACCTACGATTGCATCATCGCCGATTACATGCTGCCAGACATGGAAGGCACCGACCTGCTGGCCAGTATCCAGGCGAGCCACCGGCAGCACGCCACGCCGCTGATCGTGTATTCCGCTAAAGATTTTTCCAAAACCGAAAAAGCGAAACTGAAACAATACGCCAATAAAATACTACTCAAAGACGTTAATTCACTCGACCTGCTGCTCGAAGAAACCATCCTGCAGCTGCATATCAACCATCAGAGCCTGCTTCCGGAAAAAAGGAAAATGATAGAAGACGTGCGTTCGCAGAAAGATGTGCTGAGCAATAAAACGGTATTGGTGGTAGACGACGATGTGCGCAACCTGTTTGCCCTCACCACCGCATTTGAACGGTTCCACATCAATACCATCACGGCCGAAAGCGGCAAGGAGGCGATGAGCATACTCGGCGAGCACAACCATGTGGATATTGTACTGATGGACATCATGATGCCCGAAATGGACGGTTATGAAACGATGCAGAAAATACGGCGGGAGCACAAAAACAACGCCCTGCCGATCATTGCGGTAACGGCCAAAGCCATGAAAGGCGACCGGGAAAAATGCCTGGAAGCCGGCGCATCGGACTATATAACGAAACCTTTGAAAATAGATCAACTACTGTCACTCATGCGTATCTGGCTATACAGATAA
- a CDS encoding sensor histidine kinase — protein MNKSPVKILVVDDRQDNLLSIETILEREQYTIVKADSGRAALKALLQDTDFSLIMMDVQMPDINGFETAALIYQREKLKHIPIIFITAHSHEEEAIYKGYHVGAVDFIYKPINPQLLRIKVGLFVELYHKTHSLLEQEKSLLLANAQLQREIEEKEASELKVRELNRQLHRSNVHLKKVNEELDRFAYVASHDLQEPLRKIRIFTDMIRSKATEDAELDKYTSKISEAARRMQQLVDDLLRFSRHSAQGWDFVEADLNEIVKEAVSELEINIQQTQASIQVDPLPCIPVIPTMMRQVFNNLLSNAIKFRKKQVPPVVHIYARRLTAGDVNVPIYQIFVSDNGIGIDNRYLEDIFAVFKRLHSYHEIEGTGIGLSICKKIMEHHNGSITATSEVDNGTTFIIGIPEKQQLRELQSF, from the coding sequence GTGAATAAGAGCCCTGTAAAAATATTAGTGGTGGATGACCGGCAGGACAACCTCCTCTCCATTGAAACCATCCTGGAGCGGGAGCAGTATACCATCGTAAAAGCCGATTCGGGGCGTGCCGCGCTGAAGGCGCTTTTGCAGGACACTGATTTTTCGCTGATCATGATGGACGTGCAGATGCCGGATATAAACGGCTTTGAAACCGCCGCCCTGATTTACCAGCGCGAAAAGCTCAAACACATTCCCATCATCTTCATCACGGCGCACAGCCATGAAGAAGAGGCCATCTATAAAGGGTACCATGTGGGAGCGGTGGATTTTATCTACAAACCCATCAATCCCCAGCTGCTCCGCATCAAAGTAGGCCTGTTCGTGGAGCTGTACCACAAAACCCATTCACTGCTGGAGCAGGAAAAAAGCCTGCTGTTGGCCAATGCGCAGCTACAGCGGGAAATAGAGGAAAAAGAAGCGTCCGAGCTGAAAGTGCGGGAACTCAACCGGCAGCTGCACCGCAGCAACGTGCACCTGAAGAAGGTCAATGAAGAACTGGACCGGTTCGCATATGTGGCTTCGCACGACTTGCAGGAGCCACTCCGGAAAATCAGGATATTCACGGATATGATCCGCTCCAAAGCCACCGAAGACGCGGAGCTAGACAAATACACGTCTAAAATCAGCGAAGCCGCCCGCCGGATGCAGCAACTGGTGGACGACCTGTTGCGTTTTTCACGCCATTCCGCGCAGGGTTGGGATTTTGTGGAAGCCGACCTCAACGAGATCGTCAAAGAAGCCGTATCTGAGCTTGAAATCAACATCCAGCAAACACAGGCCAGCATCCAGGTAGACCCGCTGCCCTGTATCCCCGTTATTCCCACCATGATGCGGCAGGTGTTCAACAACCTGCTCAGCAACGCCATCAAATTCAGGAAAAAACAGGTGCCGCCGGTGGTACATATCTACGCGCGCAGGCTCACGGCGGGAGACGTCAACGTCCCTATTTACCAGATTTTCGTGAGCGACAACGGCATTGGCATAGACAACCGGTACCTCGAAGACATCTTTGCCGTTTTCAAGCGCCTGCATAGCTACCACGAAATCGAAGGCACCGGTATCGGCCTGTCTATCTGCAAAAAAATCATGGAACACCACAACGGCTCCATCACCGCTACCAGCGAAGTGGATAACGGCACCACGTTTATCATCGGCATCCCGGAGAAACAGCAGTTACGGGAACTACAGTCGTTTTAA